The following is a genomic window from Sebaldella sp. S0638.
GTTTTGACGACAATTTTGTACAGATAATAGAAAAAAGTCTAGAAAGAGACGACAAGGATTCGTATCTTGAATTAATCGAAAGTTCTGAGAATACAATTTTGTCAGACGGAATGAGACTTAATAATGTATCTGCAAAAGCTTATATAAAAGGTAGTACATTACCTAAAAAAGACAGGGAAATTACAGATGAGAATTCTGCATACAATAAGCCTGTCAGCATTTATGTAAGTGATGCCGCAGCCGATTTTAAAAACGGAGACGTTGTATTTTCCGGTGCAGAAAGTACGGAAAAAGACGGATACAGCTGGTTTAATAACGGTGAAGTGAAAGTTATGCCTGCACATGCGGATAATGTAGTTTTTCACAATACACTGGGTGAAAAGATTCAGCCGGATACAAATTACATTTTGGAATATCATAATGACTATATTGGTTACGGGATAAATTATGAAAACAAGAATCAGATAAAATCAGATGATAAAGTAATAGAAAATATAATAAATTTTGTAAATGAAAAGCCTATGATAACAGCAGGAGATTATGAAAGATTTACATTTGATGCAGCACCTGCAGATGATATGGGTTATAGAAATGACAAAAAAGAAAAGAGTACACAGCTGAATGAAGCTCTGGCATCTTTTGACTCTGAAGGAAATCTTGTAATATCATTACATGGTTCCGGAATAGAATTCTTTGAGCCTTTTATTATGGAAAATAAGCTTTTAAATAAAGATAAAGATTTTTTAAGCATTTCCGAAGAAGCGGCATCAGCTCAGAATGCTAAGATAAAAAGTGAAAAAGCAGCTGAATATGAAACGATGAACAGTCATATCTTATCGGGAAGCAGTGAAAATAATTCTAAAGTAATAGAAAATTCTATTAATCTTCTTGGGGAACTGGAAGAGGAAACTGAGGAAATAAGAGTATCTGATACTTTGGATATGTCATTAAGTTATTATACACTATCAGGAATTATTGATAATAAACCAAAACATATTTACAGTTATTTGAATTATGGTGTGGGGAATACATTAAATCTGGACGAAATAATACCAAAAGCACAATATGAAAAATATCTTGTAAATGACTGGGATCTGAGAAGTGATCTTATAGAAAGATTAAACAGAAGTCAGATGCTCGTGGTTAACAATAGAGGAAATGCTGAAGAAAAAGAACATTACAGTTCTTGGAAACCAAAAGCAGCACTCGATTTTACTTATAATTTTAATTCATAATAAACAGGTCTGTCCCTGAAATATCGGGCAGATTTTTTTATGCTTTTTTCAGGCATTCAGAAAAATAATACACAATGTTTATAATATGATATAATAAGTATCATAATCAAAGAGGGAATTGATATAATCATGAAAAATTACAAGTTTTTTCAAAATAAAAAATGTGAATATTTTCCATGTCATAAATTAAAGAATGAAGAGGAGTTTAACTGCCTTTTCTGTTTTTGTCCATTATATATGCTGGGGGAAGAATGCGGCGGGAATTTTAAATATCTGGAAAACGGTATAAAATCCTGTGAAGACTGCATATTACCTCATGTAAAAGATAAGGGATATGAGCATGTTATAAAAAAGATGAAAATAATAATGGAAACTGTAAAAAAGAAATAAACAATATAATAAAATTTTTAAAAGTGATATAATATTAATTGTGAAGAAGGGAAATTCTTATTTTGCAGTATTGAAAATAAAAAGAAATAATATGGAAAATAATAACAGATTCAAAGATAAAAAAGATATAAATTTATTAATACAAAAAAATATGTTTTAAGCATGGCAGTGAAAAGTGTTCCGGCAAAAGATAAACATAGAAAGGAAAATAAAGATTATGTCAAAAAAAAATATGGAAAATGAAGTTTTGGAAGAGAGTAAAAACAATACTCTGGAGAGTGAGAACGAAGAACAGGAAATTACCGGGGAAGAACCAGGTCCGGAACCTTTGGGATGGGACTTCATAGATGAGATCTTCGGAAAAATATATAAGAATGCCGAACAGTTACATTACGGAAATATTTCTCCTTTTGGCGAGAAGAAATTAAAAGGGATAAGCGTATATGACGTAAAAGGGAAGAATCCCCATTGGCATTTTGTTACATACGGGCTGTCGGAGCTTTATGAAAAAGAATCTGACAATCCGGAAAAAAGCGGGTATGGTATAGAGCTGACACTCAGGCTTGCAAAGGAAGAAAGTGAAACAGAAGTTCCGAACTGGGCAGTTAATTTTTTGAATAATCTGGCAAATTATATATTTAAAACAGGCAATGTTTTTAATGAAGGGCATTATCTGAATACAAACGGACCTATAGCAGCAAACAGCAATACCAACTTAAAAGCAGTTGTTTTTTTCAGGGATGCAGAACTAAATGAAGTATATAAATCTCCTAACGGCAGTCTGAAATTTCTTCAGGTAACAGGGATAACATATGATGAGCTGGAAGCTGCAATAGCGTGGAATCCCGAGAAAGTAACAGAGCTGCTGAAACTCCCGCTTAATATAACATATTTGAACAGAAATTCTAAAATGACAGAGGAGATACAGGAAAAAGTGGAACAGGGAATTGAGACAGACGGATCAAGTACGGGATTTCTATATTTAGATAAAGCCGAACTGGAAACTGAGTTCAGATATATATTCAGGTTAGGTGCTCTTGGGGCAGGAAGCCTGAGAAATCTGATAAGAGGAGTAGTGCTGAAAGGTAAGATTCTGACTCTTTATTCGGAATATAAAATAACCGTTCAGATGTCTTTTGAAAACAGAATAGAGGAAACAGAACACGGCTTTAATGTTTATTTTACCAGAGAAACAGCAGAGGAAATTGCCGGAAAAATAGAACCAAAAGCACAGATGATTATTCTGGAAAACTTCGAAGGATTTGACATAATTATAGAAAAAAGTTATATAAGAGATCGTTATGGAAAAATAGTAGAAGTGGTAGGTTAGAAAATCAAAGGTTCAGAGAAAATAAAGTTTAAATTTTTGTTTAAAATAAAGGGGGAATAAAATTTATATAAGGCATTTCTAAGAATTGAGAAAGTTAAAAAAAAGAATAAAATATTAAAATGTACCGCAAGGGTTTGGAATAGTGAGGATAAATTTTGTCTTATATCTCAGAGCTAATAAAAAGGTAAAAATTTAAGAAGAGATAAATATAAAATTATACTGAAGCTATTGATATGATTGTTTATATTAATAGAAAAGACCGGATTATTTTCGCAAAAGTTCTGTTTAAATCAAGATTCATGCAGTAAAAGAGATAGAAAAGAAGGGAAGGAGAAAAAATGGAGATAGTAATTTACGGAGCCGGAGTGCTGGCACAGCTGACGAAAGAATCTGTAGCTGCCGCAGGCAGTAATGTAGCCGGAATGATAGACCCGCTGGGGAATACGGAATATAAGAGTCTGGAAGAATTTGACAAAAATTGTGATATTATTATAGATTTTTCACATTTTAGTTCGCTGGATGATATTCTCAAATATGCAGTGAAAAATAAAAAGCCTGTAATTATAGCCACAACGGGACATTCCAAGGAACAGACAGCATTAATAGAGGAAGCTGCTAAACATATAGCAGTATTAAAAGCAACTAACACTTCATTCGGGGTAACAATGGTTAATGAGATATTATCCTATGCCGCAAAATTACTAAAAGGCTTTGATATTGAAATAATAGAAAAACATCATAACAGAAAAATTGATTCCCCGAGCGGTACTGCCAACACAATGCTTGAAGTGATAAAAGCAAGTCTTGGAGAAGACAGGGAGCTCGTGTACGGAAGAGAGGGGAACAGCAAAAGAACTGAGAAAGAGATAGGAGTTCATTCAGTAAGAGCCGGAAATATAGTGGGAGAACACACTGTAATATTCTCCAGAGGTGATGAAATCATAGAAATAAAGCATGAAGCCCTTTCCAGAAAAATGTTTGCAGACGGAGCAGTAAATGCAGCCTTAAAGCTTGTTAATAAAAAAAGCGGTCTGTATTCAATGAAAGATTTACTTATTGTATAAAACTATGATATAATTGAGTGTATTTTTTTACAAAGATTCATTTTATAGGAGGGTAATAATGACAGAACTGGAAAAATCAAAAGCTATTATTAAGTACATTGCTGATTCAAAGAAAGTTACGCCGGTTAAACTTTACACAAATAGTGAAATAAAAAATTCATACACTTGTAAAGTTTTTGGTGAAGGAAAATTCAAAGTTATAATTGGTGATTGGGAAGAAGTAAAAAAAATAATAGATGAGAATAACATTACAGATTATCACTTGGAGAATGACAGAAGAAATTCGGGAGTACCTATGGCGGATATAAAAAATATAAATGCAAGAATAGAACCCGGAGCAATAATAAGAGATAAAGTAACTATAGCAGACAGAGCAGTAATCATGATGGGAGCTGTTATAAACATAGGAGCTGAAATAGGCGAAGGAACTATGATAGATATGAATGCGGTTCTTGGCGGAAGAGCCAAGATCGGTAAAAATTGCCACATAGGTGCCGGAACAGTTATCGCAGGTGTAATAGAGCCGCCTTCGGCAGATCCTGTAGTAATAGAAGATAATGTGGTTATAGGAGCAAATGCAGTTGTTCTTGAGGGAGTAAGAGTAGGACAGGGATCGGTAGTAGCTGCCGGAGCCGTGGTTACGGAAAATGTTCCTTCAGGAGTAGTAGTAGCCGGAATGCCTGCTAAAATAATAAAAAATGTTGATGAAAAAACAGCATCAAAAACAGAGATAGTAGAAGAATTGAGAAAATAAAGAGGTATTCTTTATGAAAAAAATATTTTTAATATTATTTACAATGCTAATATTAGGATGCAGCAGTACGAATCCTTATGAAGATACATTTGTGGGAACACCCGTGACTGGAACAAGAAGCAGTGATAAAGTACCTTTGTCTGATTCGGATATAACCATTATTAATTCAAAGGATACAAAAGAAGACATGGTGGATGTATACGAAAACGGTTATGAGATGATAGGTTACTCATCTTTTAATACTGTAGACTTATCTGAAAGATATGTGAGGACACAGGCTGTGAATGTAGGAGCAACACTGGTAATATACTCAAAGAAGTTTGTATCTCAGGATTCTGAATTAGAGCCGGTTTTTTATGACGGTTTCTGCTATGGAGGATATTACTCGGTAAACTGTACAGGAGCAGACTGGCAGTATGTGCTGAAGAGCAGATATGATTATCTTGCTACATTCTGGATCAAAACTGAGTTAAGCGGTCTGGGAATATTAATACGTGACATAAGTCAGGAGAAAAGAAAAGAGCTGGGAATTAATTACGGAGCAGAAATTCAGGCAATAAGAAAAGATTCAGAAGCACGTAATGAACTGGCACTTGGAGATGTTATCATTAAAATCGGAGAAAATGATATTAAAAATAAAGAGGATTATAAAAAAGCAACAGATGAAAATAAAGGAAAAAAAGTTAAAATAGAAATACTAAGGAAAAACAAAACAATCTCAAAAGAAATTATTGTATTATAATAATGTGAATGATGAAACAATGAAAGGATGATAAAATGAAAAAAATAATTGTAATTTTGACAATTTTAGGAGGAATGTTAGTTTTTGCTGATGCAAAATCAGACTTCGAAGGTGCTATCCAAATGATAAGAGACAACAAAGTGACAGATGCAGTAAAAGCATTAGATAAATTGTCTAAAGGTAGAGA
Proteins encoded in this region:
- a CDS encoding cysteine-rich small domain-containing protein is translated as MKNYKFFQNKKCEYFPCHKLKNEEEFNCLFCFCPLYMLGEECGGNFKYLENGIKSCEDCILPHVKDKGYEHVIKKMKIIMETVKKK
- a CDS encoding suppressor of fused domain protein, whose protein sequence is MSKKNMENEVLEESKNNTLESENEEQEITGEEPGPEPLGWDFIDEIFGKIYKNAEQLHYGNISPFGEKKLKGISVYDVKGKNPHWHFVTYGLSELYEKESDNPEKSGYGIELTLRLAKEESETEVPNWAVNFLNNLANYIFKTGNVFNEGHYLNTNGPIAANSNTNLKAVVFFRDAELNEVYKSPNGSLKFLQVTGITYDELEAAIAWNPEKVTELLKLPLNITYLNRNSKMTEEIQEKVEQGIETDGSSTGFLYLDKAELETEFRYIFRLGALGAGSLRNLIRGVVLKGKILTLYSEYKITVQMSFENRIEETEHGFNVYFTRETAEEIAGKIEPKAQMIILENFEGFDIIIEKSYIRDRYGKIVEVVG
- the dapB gene encoding 4-hydroxy-tetrahydrodipicolinate reductase, translating into MEIVIYGAGVLAQLTKESVAAAGSNVAGMIDPLGNTEYKSLEEFDKNCDIIIDFSHFSSLDDILKYAVKNKKPVIIATTGHSKEQTALIEEAAKHIAVLKATNTSFGVTMVNEILSYAAKLLKGFDIEIIEKHHNRKIDSPSGTANTMLEVIKASLGEDRELVYGREGNSKRTEKEIGVHSVRAGNIVGEHTVIFSRGDEIIEIKHEALSRKMFADGAVNAALKLVNKKSGLYSMKDLLIV
- the dapD gene encoding 2,3,4,5-tetrahydropyridine-2,6-dicarboxylate N-acetyltransferase — encoded protein: MTELEKSKAIIKYIADSKKVTPVKLYTNSEIKNSYTCKVFGEGKFKVIIGDWEEVKKIIDENNITDYHLENDRRNSGVPMADIKNINARIEPGAIIRDKVTIADRAVIMMGAVINIGAEIGEGTMIDMNAVLGGRAKIGKNCHIGAGTVIAGVIEPPSADPVVIEDNVVIGANAVVLEGVRVGQGSVVAAGAVVTENVPSGVVVAGMPAKIIKNVDEKTASKTEIVEELRK
- a CDS encoding PDZ domain-containing protein → MKKIFLILFTMLILGCSSTNPYEDTFVGTPVTGTRSSDKVPLSDSDITIINSKDTKEDMVDVYENGYEMIGYSSFNTVDLSERYVRTQAVNVGATLVIYSKKFVSQDSELEPVFYDGFCYGGYYSVNCTGADWQYVLKSRYDYLATFWIKTELSGLGILIRDISQEKRKELGINYGAEIQAIRKDSEARNELALGDVIIKIGENDIKNKEDYKKATDENKGKKVKIEILRKNKTISKEIIVL